A portion of the Streptomyces sp. YPW6 genome contains these proteins:
- a CDS encoding ABC transporter ATP-binding protein encodes MSEHHTAGRPHDPREPGPPRRPVLDVRQLTKSYGNGTSRVRALREVSLEVEAGDFVAVMGSSGSGKSTLMNILGCLDVPTGGRYLLDGTDVSRLDERQLSLVRNRKIGFVFQSFNLIPRTPALAIVELPMAYAGVGRAERRSRALAALEVVGLAERAGHRPNELSGGQQQRVAVARALVTSPALILADEPTGNLDSRSTADVLDVFAELNSLGRTIVLITHEDEVAARARRVIRLVDGGIVQDDRVAPPVTTAPGYGQAAAGADREAVR; translated from the coding sequence ATGAGCGAGCACCACACGGCCGGCCGGCCACACGACCCCCGGGAGCCGGGCCCGCCGCGGCGTCCCGTCCTCGATGTCCGGCAGCTGACGAAGTCCTACGGCAACGGCACCTCCCGGGTGCGGGCGCTGCGTGAGGTGTCACTGGAGGTGGAGGCGGGCGACTTCGTCGCCGTCATGGGCTCCTCCGGCTCCGGGAAGTCCACGCTGATGAACATCCTCGGCTGCCTCGACGTCCCCACCGGCGGACGCTACCTGCTGGACGGGACGGACGTCAGCCGTCTCGACGAGCGGCAGCTGTCGCTGGTACGCAACCGGAAGATCGGGTTCGTGTTCCAGTCGTTCAACCTGATTCCCAGGACGCCGGCGCTGGCCATCGTCGAGCTGCCGATGGCGTACGCGGGTGTGGGCCGGGCCGAACGGCGGTCGCGGGCGCTGGCGGCGCTGGAGGTGGTGGGCCTGGCCGAGCGGGCCGGTCACCGTCCCAACGAGCTGTCGGGCGGCCAGCAGCAGCGGGTCGCGGTGGCCCGTGCCCTGGTGACCTCGCCGGCGCTGATCCTGGCCGACGAGCCCACGGGCAATCTGGACAGCCGCAGCACGGCGGACGTACTGGACGTGTTCGCCGAACTCAACAGTCTGGGGCGCACGATCGTGCTGATCACGCACGAGGACGAGGTCGCCGCCCGGGCCCGCCGGGTCATCCGCCTGGTCGACGGCGGGATCGTCCAGGACGACCGCGTGGCGCCTCCCGTGACGACGGCACCCGGGTACGGCCAGGCGGCAGCCGGCGCGGACCGGGAGGCCGTGCGATGA
- a CDS encoding ABC transporter permease: MNAWEIVRYAAGGIAVNKLRSALTMLGILIGVASVILLVGVGHGASKQVQDSLQALGTNTLTVSPARGGQGTAGVRPLTPQDAEALADRAAVPDVAAVAPVVQAAGTATADGASHAIPQIVGTRPQWFSITNSAVAQGRAFTEDELAQGRKVVVLGRSAVSELFPGADPVGRRIVVQGVPFEVIGVLKPKGTAGAQDADDTAIAPLTTVQATLTGYGAVSQIVVQARSADLLGPAQAQVSAVLDARHHITEPAQADYRILNQAQLLETRTEATRTFTVLLGAVAAISLLVGGIGITNIMLVTVTERIREIGIRKAIGAPRSVILSQFLVEATLLSVGGGLLGVTAALVASRFTLAGVEPVLTSGPIALAFGVSVLIGLVFGSLPAGRAAGLRPIEALRHE; this comes from the coding sequence ATGAACGCGTGGGAGATCGTGCGGTACGCCGCCGGCGGGATCGCGGTCAACAAGCTGCGCTCCGCCTTGACGATGCTGGGCATCCTCATCGGGGTGGCCTCGGTCATCCTGCTGGTCGGTGTCGGCCACGGTGCCTCGAAGCAGGTGCAGGACAGCCTGCAGGCCCTGGGCACCAACACGCTGACCGTCTCCCCGGCGCGCGGCGGCCAAGGCACGGCCGGGGTGCGTCCGCTGACGCCGCAGGACGCCGAGGCCCTGGCGGACAGGGCCGCGGTGCCGGACGTCGCCGCCGTCGCACCGGTGGTCCAGGCGGCGGGTACCGCGACGGCCGACGGGGCGAGCCACGCCATCCCGCAGATCGTGGGGACACGGCCGCAGTGGTTCTCCATCACCAACAGCGCCGTCGCCCAGGGACGCGCGTTCACCGAGGACGAGCTGGCGCAGGGCCGCAAGGTCGTGGTCCTGGGCCGCAGTGCGGTGAGCGAGCTGTTCCCCGGAGCCGACCCGGTGGGGCGGCGGATCGTGGTGCAGGGCGTGCCGTTCGAGGTGATCGGTGTCCTCAAACCGAAGGGCACCGCCGGTGCGCAGGACGCCGACGACACCGCGATCGCACCGCTGACCACCGTCCAGGCCACCCTGACCGGCTACGGCGCGGTCAGCCAGATCGTGGTGCAGGCGCGGTCGGCCGACCTGCTGGGACCCGCGCAGGCCCAGGTGAGCGCGGTCCTCGACGCCCGGCATCACATCACGGAACCCGCCCAGGCGGACTACCGCATCCTGAACCAGGCGCAGCTGCTGGAGACCCGCACCGAGGCCACCCGGACCTTCACCGTCCTGCTCGGCGCGGTCGCGGCGATCTCCCTGCTCGTGGGCGGCATCGGGATCACCAACATCATGCTGGTCACGGTGACCGAGCGGATCCGGGAGATCGGCATCCGCAAGGCGATCGGGGCGCCCAGGAGCGTGATCCTGAGCCAGTTCCTCGTCGAGGCCACGCTGCTGAGCGTCGGCGGCGGCCTGCTCGGGGTGACGGCCGCACTGGTCGCGTCCCGGTTCACCCTGGCCGGCGTGGAACCGGTCCTGACCTCGGGGCCGATCGCGCTCGCCTTCGGCGTGTCCGTTCTGATCGGCCTGGTCTTCGGGAGCCTTCCGGCCGGCCGAGCCGCCGGACTGCGCCCCATCGAGGCTCTGCGCCACGAGTAG
- a CDS encoding DUF5666 domain-containing protein has translation MSRPDPSSAPQESPRRTESALPGELLAAPHYQDDLDEQSAGARRGPGRLTLALGAAILAVCGVAGGIAIEKATAPEPTARSQAGGRAGGTGEPSGQRGGGGAGGRAGSGGGGAGTVIGTVERIEKGTVYVKTSDGKTVEVATTGDTRVQVTREGSTEDLASGQTVAVSGERAEDGSLSATVISQGNPARGPGRSGPARNEDREDPS, from the coding sequence ATGTCCCGTCCCGACCCGTCCTCCGCCCCGCAGGAGTCCCCCCGCCGCACCGAGAGCGCGCTTCCCGGCGAACTGCTGGCCGCACCGCACTACCAGGACGACCTGGACGAGCAGTCGGCCGGGGCCCGCCGCGGGCCGGGAAGGCTCACGCTCGCGCTCGGCGCGGCGATCCTGGCCGTCTGCGGCGTCGCGGGCGGCATCGCGATCGAGAAGGCCACGGCCCCCGAGCCCACCGCCCGTTCCCAGGCAGGAGGCCGGGCCGGAGGCACGGGCGAGCCGTCGGGGCAGCGCGGCGGCGGCGGGGCAGGCGGCCGTGCGGGCAGCGGTGGAGGTGGCGCTGGAACGGTCATCGGTACCGTGGAGCGGATCGAGAAGGGCACGGTGTACGTGAAGACGAGCGACGGGAAGACGGTCGAGGTGGCGACGACCGGCGACACGCGGGTGCAGGTCACCAGGGAAGGCAGCACCGAGGACCTCGCCTCCGGCCAGACCGTGGCCGTCAGCGGGGAGCGGGCCGAGGACGGCTCCCTTTCCGCCACCGTCATCAGCCAGGGCAACCCCGCCCGGGGCCCGGGCCGCAGCGGGCCCGCCAGGAACGAGGACCGGGAAGACCCCTCATGA
- a CDS encoding response regulator transcription factor, with translation MTHPAPVRHTAGPEARLLVIEDEPNILELLASSLRFAGFHVTEAAGGNEGLRSVEAAPPDLVILDVALPDMDGFTVIRRLRGAGHHVPVIFLTARDATADKISGLALGGDDYITKPFSLEETVQRIRAVLRRTAAHTGTRSTALRYDTLELDPAAHLVHRDGHRVELSATEFRLLRYLLLNQEHVVSKAQILSNVWEDDFTGDPSIVESYISYLRRKLEPHGPRMIHTVRGVGYVLRLDRAS, from the coding sequence ATGACGCACCCCGCACCAGTCCGGCACACCGCCGGACCCGAAGCGCGCCTGCTCGTCATCGAGGACGAACCCAACATCCTGGAACTGCTCGCCAGCAGCCTGCGCTTCGCCGGATTCCACGTCACCGAAGCGGCCGGCGGCAACGAGGGCCTGCGCAGCGTCGAGGCGGCCCCGCCGGACCTGGTCATCCTCGACGTGGCCCTGCCCGACATGGACGGCTTCACCGTCATCCGCAGGCTCCGCGGCGCCGGCCACCACGTACCGGTGATCTTCCTCACCGCACGGGACGCCACTGCCGACAAGATCAGCGGCCTGGCCCTGGGCGGGGACGACTACATCACCAAACCGTTCAGCCTCGAAGAGACCGTGCAGCGCATCCGCGCCGTCCTGCGCCGTACCGCCGCCCACACCGGCACCCGGAGCACCGCACTGCGGTACGACACCCTGGAGCTGGACCCGGCGGCGCACCTCGTGCACCGCGACGGCCATCGCGTCGAGCTGTCCGCGACCGAGTTCCGGCTCCTGCGCTATCTCCTGCTGAACCAGGAGCACGTGGTGTCCAAGGCCCAGATCCTCAGCAACGTCTGGGAGGACGACTTCACGGGCGACCCCTCCATCGTCGAGTCCTACATCTCCTACCTGCGCAGAAAGCTCGAACCCCACGGCCCCCGCATGATCCACACCGTTCGCGGCGTCGGATACGTCCTCCGGCTCGACCGGGCGTCCTGA
- a CDS encoding cell wall metabolism sensor histidine kinase WalK, whose translation MRPTPARPPRELPGGGIRGVLSRIPLRVYLVTVVTVLLTLALTGAGWAAVEVMSGHLTDQVDTKLEQNAKRVAARAEASGTLRALPEPGAEPGRGPLVSTTSLIQIRDSRGTVLAQTPEPGDDPALALPSIAPGTAPGQPFTVPGTPAQGHAWRVTLRGMDATGHTVLVAVSLEDVEATLARLESAIRQIGLVTVVLLTVIAHLVIRFSLRPLQRMEATAEAIASGDLSARVPEAGPRTEVGRLGNALNGMLSQVETAFQARQASEAAAREAERRMRRFVADAGHELRTPLTSTRGYAELYRQGAVRDREHLDRIMRRIEDESVRMSSLVDDLLLLARLDREPEEEHTAVDLHPLLADAVQDARAAQRDRTLRLTLPPAPGPEGAYSGTTVHGNEARLRQVLANLLGNALHHTPPGTAVDVRLEHHGTRTGRWAVVDVADDGPGMQPGQLARVFERFYRADPARSRDSGGAGLGLSIVRAIVTQHQGHVQAHSTPGQGTVFRVWLPLR comes from the coding sequence GTGCGCCCCACTCCGGCCCGCCCACCGCGGGAGCTGCCCGGCGGGGGGATACGCGGCGTCCTGTCCCGTATCCCGCTGCGGGTGTACCTGGTCACCGTGGTGACCGTGCTGCTCACCCTGGCGCTGACCGGCGCGGGGTGGGCGGCCGTCGAAGTGATGAGCGGCCACCTCACCGACCAGGTCGACACCAAACTCGAACAGAACGCGAAACGGGTCGCGGCCCGCGCCGAAGCCTCCGGGACCCTGCGGGCGCTGCCCGAGCCCGGCGCCGAACCCGGCCGGGGCCCCCTGGTCTCGACGACCTCGCTGATCCAGATACGGGACAGCCGCGGCACGGTCCTCGCGCAGACGCCGGAGCCCGGCGACGACCCCGCCCTCGCGCTCCCCTCGATCGCGCCCGGGACGGCCCCCGGCCAGCCCTTCACCGTCCCCGGAACGCCCGCGCAGGGCCATGCCTGGCGCGTGACCCTGCGCGGCATGGACGCGACGGGCCACACGGTCCTCGTCGCCGTCAGCCTCGAAGACGTCGAAGCCACCCTCGCCCGGCTGGAGAGCGCCATCCGGCAGATCGGCCTCGTCACCGTCGTCCTGCTCACCGTCATCGCCCACCTGGTCATCCGGTTCTCCCTGCGCCCGCTGCAACGCATGGAGGCGACGGCGGAGGCCATCGCGTCCGGAGACCTCTCCGCCCGGGTGCCCGAAGCAGGGCCCCGCACCGAGGTCGGCCGGCTCGGCAACGCCCTCAACGGCATGCTCAGCCAGGTCGAAACCGCCTTCCAGGCGCGCCAGGCATCCGAGGCCGCCGCCCGCGAGGCCGAGCGCCGCATGCGGCGCTTCGTGGCCGACGCCGGCCACGAACTGCGCACCCCCCTCACCTCCACCCGCGGCTACGCCGAGCTCTACCGGCAGGGAGCCGTCCGGGACCGCGAGCACCTGGACCGGATCATGCGCCGCATCGAGGACGAGTCCGTTCGCATGTCCTCCCTCGTCGACGACCTGCTGCTCCTCGCCCGCCTCGACCGCGAACCCGAGGAGGAACACACGGCCGTCGACCTGCACCCCCTCCTCGCCGACGCCGTGCAGGACGCCCGTGCGGCCCAGCGGGACCGCACCCTTCGCCTCACCCTGCCCCCCGCCCCCGGGCCGGAAGGCGCGTACAGCGGCACCACCGTCCACGGGAACGAGGCACGCCTGCGGCAGGTCCTGGCCAACCTGCTCGGCAACGCCCTCCACCACACCCCGCCGGGGACCGCCGTCGACGTCCGCCTGGAACACCACGGCACCCGCACGGGACGGTGGGCCGTCGTCGACGTGGCCGACGACGGCCCCGGCATGCAGCCCGGCCAACTCGCCCGCGTCTTCGAGCGCTTCTACCGCGCGGACCCTGCCCGAAGCCGCGACAGCGGCGGCGCGGGACTGGGACTGTCCATCGTCCGGGCCATCGTCACCCAGCACCAAGGACACGTACAGGCGCACTCCACCCCCGGTCAGGGCACCGTCTTCCGCGTGTGGCTCCCGCTGCGCTGA
- a CDS encoding NAD(P)H-binding protein, translating into MTQTDTTAAATSVPGPVLVTGGTGKTGRRVVARLRELGVETRAASRSGDTPFDWADPATWQAALDGVTAVYITPLDASPSPTPAFVEQAVASGVRRLVLLSARGTDEPGYFGPSYEDGGPHGEGERAVRASGVTWTILRPGWFAQNFSEGVFLDGVRQGELALPTGDGKAAFVDADDIADVAVAALTEDGHAGREYGLSGPRALGIADVLDEIAKETGKRAAYVPVDAAVFRAGLTAQGFTDGEAGLWTDALEPITTSREAPVLDGVRRALGREPRGFADFVRGAAARGVWS; encoded by the coding sequence ATGACTCAGACAGACACGACCGCAGCAGCGACCTCCGTGCCGGGGCCCGTACTCGTGACCGGCGGTACCGGCAAGACCGGCCGCAGGGTGGTGGCCCGTCTCCGCGAGCTGGGGGTGGAGACCCGGGCGGCCTCGCGGTCCGGGGACACCCCCTTCGACTGGGCGGACCCCGCCACCTGGCAGGCCGCCCTGGACGGTGTCACCGCCGTGTACATCACCCCGCTCGACGCCTCGCCCTCCCCGACCCCCGCCTTCGTCGAACAGGCCGTCGCGAGCGGGGTGCGGCGGCTGGTGCTGCTCTCGGCCCGGGGCACGGACGAGCCCGGCTACTTCGGCCCCTCCTACGAGGACGGCGGACCGCACGGCGAGGGGGAGCGGGCCGTCCGCGCCTCCGGGGTGACCTGGACGATCCTGCGGCCCGGCTGGTTCGCCCAGAACTTCAGCGAGGGCGTCTTCCTCGACGGCGTACGCCAGGGGGAACTGGCCCTGCCCACCGGGGACGGGAAGGCCGCGTTCGTCGACGCGGACGACATCGCGGACGTGGCCGTCGCCGCGCTCACCGAGGACGGCCACGCGGGTCGGGAGTACGGGCTCTCCGGCCCCCGGGCCCTCGGCATCGCCGACGTCCTGGACGAGATCGCCAAGGAGACCGGGAAGCGCGCCGCGTACGTCCCCGTCGACGCCGCCGTCTTCCGGGCGGGGCTCACCGCCCAGGGCTTCACGGACGGGGAGGCCGGTCTGTGGACCGACGCGCTGGAGCCGATCACCACGAGCCGGGAGGCCCCCGTCCTGGACGGCGTCCGCCGGGCACTCGGCCGGGAGCCGCGCGGCTTCGCCGACTTCGTCCGGGGAGCGGCGGCGCGGGGGGTCTGGAGCTGA
- a CDS encoding acetate--CoA ligase family protein, producing the protein MLGSTHGTLTTDFRARVVACGEEPHAAVVSLPTATRQGGLDVSGRPLHLPVPDLDRFFRPRSVAVVGASDAEGRPNTGITRQLIAWAERVGARLHPVHPDRPAVFGRECVPSVAGLPEPVDLAVLLVADPLPVIEELGEAKVPFAVAFASGFAETGEAGAAAQARLAAAVERSGLRLLGPNTNLNAFERFRDDLEGPAIALITQSGHQGRPLHALQELGIRLSHWAPTGNEADLETADFLAYFAQLPEVGAVACYVEGLKDGRSFLLAADRAARAKVPVVAVKVGRTDAGTEAAASHTGKLTGADQVVDAAMRQFGVVRVDGLDELQDTATLLARARPPKAEGVAVCSISGGTGAHFADLATAAGLTLPTLSPRKQAELHTWIPEYLSVANPVDNGGHPVGDWRGRKIIDAILADPSVGVLICPITGPFPPMSDRLAQDLADAAEATDKLICVVWGSPVGTEDAYRTTLLGSSRLATFRTARNCVTAVKAYLDHHRFTERYRSPFEDAPRTPSPSFRKAQNLLRPGEQLSEHAAKQLLRAYGIRVPREQLVTSAAGAVRAAGPVGYPVVMKASGPRLAHKTELGLVKVGLTSASQVRDAYRELTDIARYESVDLDGILVCQMIDRGVEMMVGVTHDALFGPTVTVGLGGVLVEVLHDAAVRVPPFGERDARDMLGELRGRALLEGVRGGAPVDVDALVEVVLRVQRMALELGDDLTELDVNPLVVLGRGQGAVALDALAVCR; encoded by the coding sequence ATGCTTGGATCGACTCACGGCACCCTCACCACCGACTTCCGCGCCCGGGTGGTGGCCTGCGGCGAAGAGCCGCACGCCGCCGTCGTCAGCCTGCCCACCGCCACACGGCAGGGCGGCCTGGACGTCAGCGGACGTCCGCTGCACCTGCCCGTGCCCGACCTGGACCGCTTCTTCCGGCCCCGATCGGTGGCCGTCGTCGGGGCCTCGGACGCCGAGGGCCGCCCCAACACCGGCATCACCCGGCAGCTGATCGCCTGGGCCGAGCGCGTCGGCGCCCGGCTGCACCCGGTGCACCCGGACCGGCCCGCCGTGTTCGGCCGGGAGTGCGTGCCCTCGGTCGCCGGACTGCCCGAGCCCGTCGACCTCGCGGTCCTGCTGGTCGCGGACCCGCTCCCGGTGATCGAGGAGCTCGGCGAGGCCAAGGTGCCCTTTGCCGTCGCGTTCGCCTCCGGGTTCGCCGAGACCGGGGAGGCGGGCGCGGCCGCCCAGGCCCGGCTGGCGGCGGCCGTGGAGCGGTCCGGGCTGCGGCTGCTGGGGCCGAACACCAACCTGAACGCCTTCGAGCGCTTCCGGGACGACCTGGAGGGCCCCGCCATCGCCCTGATCACCCAGTCCGGGCACCAGGGCCGCCCGCTGCACGCCCTCCAGGAGCTGGGGATCCGGCTCTCGCACTGGGCCCCCACGGGCAACGAGGCGGATCTGGAGACCGCCGACTTCCTGGCGTACTTCGCCCAGCTCCCCGAGGTCGGGGCGGTCGCCTGCTACGTCGAGGGGCTCAAGGACGGCCGCTCCTTCCTGCTCGCCGCCGACCGGGCCGCCCGCGCGAAGGTCCCCGTCGTCGCCGTGAAGGTGGGCCGCACCGACGCCGGGACCGAGGCCGCCGCCTCGCACACCGGGAAGCTGACCGGGGCGGACCAGGTGGTCGACGCGGCGATGCGGCAGTTCGGGGTGGTCCGGGTGGACGGCCTGGACGAACTCCAGGACACCGCGACCCTGCTGGCCCGCGCCCGCCCGCCGAAGGCCGAGGGGGTGGCCGTCTGCTCCATCTCCGGCGGCACCGGCGCGCACTTCGCGGACCTGGCGACGGCGGCCGGGCTCACCCTGCCCACGCTGTCACCGCGGAAGCAGGCCGAACTGCACACCTGGATACCGGAGTACCTCAGCGTCGCCAATCCGGTCGACAACGGCGGCCACCCGGTCGGGGACTGGCGCGGCCGGAAGATCATCGACGCGATCCTCGCGGACCCGTCGGTCGGCGTGCTGATCTGTCCGATCACCGGCCCGTTCCCCCCGATGAGCGACCGGCTCGCCCAGGACCTGGCGGACGCGGCGGAGGCCACCGACAAGCTGATCTGCGTCGTGTGGGGCTCCCCCGTCGGCACCGAGGACGCCTACCGCACGACCCTGCTGGGCTCCTCGCGCCTCGCCACCTTCCGTACGGCACGCAACTGCGTCACCGCCGTGAAGGCCTACCTGGACCACCACCGCTTCACCGAGCGCTACCGCTCCCCCTTCGAGGACGCCCCGCGCACCCCGTCACCCTCCTTCCGCAAGGCGCAGAACCTGCTGCGGCCGGGCGAGCAGCTCAGCGAGCACGCCGCGAAGCAGCTCCTGCGGGCGTACGGGATCCGGGTGCCGCGGGAGCAGTTGGTGACGAGCGCGGCCGGCGCCGTTCGGGCCGCCGGGCCGGTCGGCTACCCGGTGGTGATGAAGGCGTCCGGACCCCGGCTCGCCCACAAGACGGAGCTGGGCCTGGTGAAGGTCGGCCTCACCTCGGCCAGCCAGGTCCGGGACGCCTACCGCGAGCTGACCGACATCGCCCGGTACGAATCGGTGGACCTGGACGGCATCCTGGTCTGCCAGATGATCGACCGGGGCGTCGAGATGATGGTCGGGGTCACCCACGACGCCCTGTTCGGCCCGACCGTCACGGTGGGGCTCGGCGGGGTCCTGGTGGAGGTCCTGCACGACGCGGCGGTCCGGGTCCCGCCGTTCGGCGAGCGGGACGCCCGGGACATGCTCGGCGAGCTGCGCGGCCGGGCCCTGCTGGAGGGGGTGCGCGGCGGGGCCCCCGTCGATGTGGACGCCCTGGTGGAAGTGGTGCTGCGGGTCCAGCGCATGGCTCTGGAGCTGGGCGACGACCTGACCGAGCTGGACGTCAACCCGCTGGTGGTGCTGGGCCGCGGCCAGGGCGCGGTGGCCCTGGACGCGCTGGCGGTGTGCCGGTGA